In one Actinomyces trachealis genomic region, the following are encoded:
- a CDS encoding ABC transporter ATP-binding protein produces MIELRNVTKTFGSNRVLEDVSFAVPQGSIVSLVGPNGSGKSTLLRILLNLETATSGEAYIGGKSYTEFSKEGTVGASLDTMIPHPSRRAIDQLRWIAAAKGIDKHTCEKKLGFVGLTGFERRRVKTYSLGMKQRLRIASALLGDPEVLVLDEPVNGLDPEGVRWLRDFLTDFCSTGNTVLITSHLMNELEHLATDLVFLRHGKIVAQMTRSQLREQYSSLEHAYFVLNPTGK; encoded by the coding sequence ATGATTGAGTTACGTAACGTCACAAAGACATTTGGGAGCAACCGGGTACTTGAGGATGTCTCGTTTGCCGTACCGCAAGGTTCTATTGTCAGCCTGGTGGGCCCAAACGGATCGGGAAAGTCGACGCTGTTGCGTATTCTCTTAAACTTAGAAACAGCGACATCGGGTGAGGCATATATCGGCGGAAAGTCATACACAGAGTTCTCCAAAGAAGGCACAGTCGGTGCCTCTTTAGACACTATGATCCCACACCCGTCTCGGCGCGCGATTGACCAGCTGCGCTGGATAGCTGCCGCGAAAGGAATTGACAAGCACACGTGCGAGAAGAAGCTTGGTTTTGTTGGGTTGACTGGCTTTGAGCGTAGACGAGTGAAAACGTATTCCCTCGGCATGAAGCAGAGACTTCGTATTGCGAGCGCACTACTCGGCGATCCAGAAGTGCTGGTCCTGGACGAACCGGTAAACGGGTTGGATCCGGAGGGGGTAAGATGGCTTCGTGATTTCCTCACTGATTTTTGTAGCACGGGAAATACTGTGCTCATCACCAGCCACCTGATGAACGAGCTCGAGCATCTGGCGACCGATTTGGTCTTCCTGCGTCATGGCAAGATCGTGGCACAAATGACCCGCAGCCAACTCAGAGAACAGTATTCGTCGCTTGAGCACGCTTACTTCGTGCTCAATCCTACCGGTAAGTAA
- a CDS encoding PqqD family peptide modification chaperone: protein MYKLAEEVSWNNVEDGAIVLVERSGEYMHLDKATCDFIDHLTNGQTVEQCIRRVAKIYPDENVTQIRMDYSTILQSLLDQRILEVV from the coding sequence ATGTACAAACTGGCTGAAGAGGTCTCGTGGAACAATGTGGAGGATGGGGCTATAGTTCTCGTTGAACGCTCAGGTGAGTACATGCACCTTGACAAGGCTACATGCGACTTTATTGACCACCTTACGAACGGCCAAACCGTTGAGCAATGTATAAGAAGGGTGGCAAAGATTTATCCCGATGAAAACGTCACGCAAATCCGGATGGACTATTCAACCATCTTACAGTCTTTGTTGGATCAGCGAATCTTGGAGGTAGTATAG
- a CDS encoding lasso peptide biosynthesis B2 protein — MSSPVHMEPRIKLKTSELLLTKLATAIAFWLAKLKPNQLVRILAGSVVRDGDATLSEVRHVRDAINSVSARCAGNGCLQRSIAMMLLARFYSIPLVWRSEFRINPFVAHAWVEFDDRPVGETLNLSEFMISLQVGGKHD; from the coding sequence ATGAGCTCTCCGGTTCACATGGAACCACGCATTAAGCTTAAGACAAGTGAACTACTGCTGACCAAGCTAGCAACCGCTATCGCCTTTTGGCTGGCAAAACTCAAGCCCAATCAGCTAGTGCGGATCTTGGCGGGCAGTGTCGTCCGCGATGGTGATGCCACACTTTCAGAGGTTCGACACGTTCGTGATGCGATTAACAGCGTAAGCGCGCGATGTGCAGGTAACGGTTGCCTTCAACGATCCATTGCAATGATGCTGCTCGCCCGCTTCTATTCGATACCGTTGGTTTGGCGTAGTGAATTTCGCATAAATCCATTTGTCGCACATGCATGGGTAGAATTCGACGATAGGCCAGTTGGCGAAACTCTCAACCTATCCGAGTTCATGATCAGTCTACAAGTTGGAGGGAAACATGATTGA
- a CDS encoding IS3 family transposase, protein MECGFITSRGDLAAKARPASARAVRDEILRPEIERVHAQHYSVYGVGKRHHAMVRAGWQVGRDHVARPMRLAGVQGVRRGRRSPHAPPACRISP, encoded by the coding sequence ATGGAGTGTGGGTTCATCACATCCCGCGGTGACCTCGCCGCCAAGGCCCGCCCAGCTTCGGCGCGGGCTGTGCGGGACGAGATCCTGCGGCCTGAGATCGAGCGGGTCCACGCACAGCACTACAGCGTCTACGGGGTGGGCAAGAGGCACCATGCCATGGTCCGTGCTGGCTGGCAGGTCGGCCGCGACCATGTCGCGCGCCCGATGAGGCTCGCTGGCGTGCAGGGTGTGCGACGCGGCCGCAGGTCACCACACGCCCCGCCAGCCTGCCGGATCTCGCCCTGA
- a CDS encoding ABC transporter ATP-binding protein: MPASVLIGGWYQFVPLVSPRPLYLGAFEQYLLERVSEAMVFRIRNDLASRVLGADLLSVQSVQTGDLTSALGSDTSQLRGILSQGVVELVVQLLTLFGALVMMFYIDWVLFAVVVVAVGVLLLSGILIGSRTRPAAEDVQASVASMSASFGRVLSGIRTVRAFRSEAVFLQSIRSSAGAARMSGLRVAKLKAIVAGFTQSAIQILLFVVVGFGAIRVSTGVLTVGGLTSFIMYVMLVFTPAAMLGGVVASLSEGLGAYSRISKFSSWTQEDTINYFSLPAASEAHSPAIQFANVFLTYDHIDLPNIHETQWVLQDFSLMIPRGTFVAFVGRSGTGKSSIFNVLECFYRPTSGDVFVYGQNILGVAPGHVRANFALVDQSAPVFAGTIRDNLSFVATEADHKDFVHALKSAQFTISGQVPDLDHVVGEGGTGLSGGERQRLALARAFLSDAPIILLDEATSNLDSITEQAVHSSIFTLRGERTVLAIAHRLSTVISADMIYVLDQGRIVAQGTHRELIEGSTVYQRLVESQQLMP; the protein is encoded by the coding sequence GTGCCGGCTTCGGTCTTGATTGGAGGTTGGTATCAGTTTGTGCCTCTGGTCTCGCCGCGTCCGCTATACTTAGGAGCCTTCGAGCAGTATCTCCTTGAACGTGTCAGTGAAGCAATGGTCTTCAGGATCAGGAATGACCTTGCCTCTCGCGTTCTCGGGGCAGATCTGTTGTCGGTTCAATCGGTCCAGACCGGAGATCTCACATCGGCACTGGGTTCCGATACTTCGCAGCTCAGAGGGATCCTAAGTCAAGGAGTGGTTGAGCTTGTCGTCCAATTACTTACCTTATTCGGCGCCCTTGTGATGATGTTCTACATCGATTGGGTCCTATTCGCTGTAGTTGTCGTGGCGGTGGGAGTACTGTTATTGTCTGGAATCCTTATTGGTTCACGCACTCGACCAGCGGCCGAGGATGTGCAGGCAAGCGTGGCTTCGATGTCGGCGAGTTTCGGACGCGTACTTTCCGGTATCCGCACTGTTAGGGCATTTCGATCTGAGGCCGTGTTTCTTCAATCTATTCGCAGCTCGGCTGGGGCCGCACGGATGAGCGGTTTACGAGTGGCCAAGCTCAAAGCTATCGTGGCTGGATTTACCCAGTCTGCGATTCAGATTCTGTTGTTTGTTGTTGTGGGTTTCGGAGCGATCCGGGTATCTACCGGCGTGCTCACAGTGGGTGGACTCACCTCTTTCATTATGTACGTAATGTTAGTCTTCACTCCTGCGGCGATGCTCGGAGGAGTGGTCGCCTCGCTCTCCGAAGGTCTCGGAGCTTACTCTCGGATATCTAAATTCAGCTCATGGACCCAAGAAGATACGATCAACTATTTTTCTCTACCTGCAGCAAGCGAGGCACATTCGCCCGCTATCCAGTTTGCCAACGTCTTCTTAACTTACGACCATATAGACCTTCCTAATATTCACGAAACACAATGGGTGCTGCAGGACTTTTCATTAATGATCCCACGTGGCACATTTGTCGCATTCGTGGGCCGTTCTGGTACTGGAAAGTCAAGCATATTCAATGTCCTTGAATGTTTTTATCGTCCGACGTCGGGTGACGTGTTCGTATATGGTCAAAACATATTGGGCGTTGCGCCTGGTCATGTTCGAGCAAATTTTGCACTCGTCGATCAGTCTGCACCAGTGTTCGCTGGAACGATTCGCGACAATCTCAGTTTCGTTGCCACTGAGGCTGATCACAAAGATTTTGTTCATGCCCTCAAATCTGCACAGTTCACGATCAGCGGTCAGGTTCCAGACCTCGACCATGTGGTTGGCGAAGGCGGTACAGGTCTTTCCGGTGGCGAACGTCAGAGGCTCGCACTCGCGCGGGCTTTCCTTTCCGACGCGCCCATCATTTTGCTCGATGAGGCAACCTCGAACCTTGACTCCATTACCGAGCAGGCGGTTCATTCTTCAATCTTCACTCTCAGAGGTGAACGAACAGTCCTAGCAATTGCTCACCGACTATCAACTGTGATTAGTGCCGACATGATTTACGTTCTCGACCAGGGGCGGATCGTAGCACAGGGGACACACCGCGAATTGATAGAGGGCTCAACGGTTTATCAAAGGCTTGTCGAGAGTCAACAACTTATGCCATGA